The following proteins are co-located in the Mycolicibacterium goodii genome:
- a CDS encoding group I truncated hemoglobin, which produces MTSIYEQIGGAEALEVVVEDFYGRVLADEQLAGFFTGTNMSRLKGRQVEFFAAALGGPDEYTGAPMRQVHQGRGITMHHFNLVAGHLSDALTAAGVPEPITAQIISAIAPLAPEIATARTA; this is translated from the coding sequence ATGACGAGCATCTACGAGCAGATCGGCGGGGCGGAGGCACTCGAGGTCGTCGTCGAAGACTTCTACGGGCGGGTTCTCGCCGACGAACAACTGGCCGGGTTCTTCACCGGCACCAACATGTCGCGCCTCAAGGGCAGGCAGGTCGAGTTTTTCGCGGCCGCGCTCGGCGGGCCCGACGAGTACACCGGCGCGCCGATGCGGCAGGTCCACCAGGGCCGCGGGATCACGATGCACCATTTCAATCTGGTCGCCGGCCACCTCAGCGATGCGCTGACCGCGGCGGGCGTGCCCGAGCCGATCACCGCTCAGATCATCTCCGCGATCGCCCCGCTCGCGCCGGAGATCGCCACGGCCCGTACGGCCTGA
- a CDS encoding HD domain-containing protein, whose amino-acid sequence MSTTLNPVFPQTPTATAALTVASRYYSPALRNHCLRGYLWGATYAANHDIAFDDELFYVAALLHDMGLTEPFDSHRVDFEDAGANLAWVFGVAAGWPAERAARVAEIIVLHMRDDVAADEDPEAHLLQVATSWDVAGRHRDEFSAAVRADILGRHPRLGFGDEFVACFADQAVRKPDSAAARSMRSDGAARIKGNPLDA is encoded by the coding sequence ATGAGCACGACGCTGAACCCGGTGTTCCCACAGACACCGACGGCGACGGCGGCATTGACCGTCGCCTCCCGCTACTACTCGCCCGCCCTGCGCAACCACTGCCTGCGGGGGTACCTGTGGGGCGCGACGTACGCCGCGAATCACGACATCGCCTTTGACGACGAGCTCTTCTACGTCGCGGCGCTGCTGCACGACATGGGCCTGACGGAGCCGTTCGACAGTCACCGTGTCGACTTCGAGGACGCAGGCGCAAATTTGGCATGGGTGTTCGGCGTGGCGGCGGGCTGGCCCGCCGAACGGGCGGCGCGCGTCGCCGAGATCATCGTGCTGCACATGCGCGATGACGTCGCGGCCGACGAAGACCCCGAGGCCCACCTGCTGCAGGTCGCCACGAGCTGGGATGTCGCAGGCCGCCACCGCGACGAGTTCTCCGCCGCGGTGCGTGCCGACATTCTCGGGCGACACCCGCGTCTGGGTTTCGGCGACGAGTTCGTGGCGTGCTTCGCCGATCAGGCGGTGCGCAAACCGGATTCCGCGGCGGCCAGATCGATGCGCTCCGACGGCGCAGCCCGGATCAAGGGCAATCCGCTCGACGCGTGA
- a CDS encoding alpha/beta hydrolase, whose translation MTLPALLIVHGAWHRPEHFSLLVEQLPEFDVHTVALTSSGTDPAALGDMYTDAAVIAAAAAAIDGPVVVLAHSYGGIPTTQGLRYATNVRRIIYLASFQLQAGQSLLSTNGGVLMPWVTRHDGYTEVDTPRTTFYNDVDDVTARRAVSMLGRQSIASMNQELTTTAWQVIPSTYIVCEADNAIPVAKQEVFARNADEVVRLPTSHSPFLSRPAALAELITESLTERSNA comes from the coding sequence TTGACACTTCCCGCTCTGCTCATCGTCCACGGTGCGTGGCACCGTCCCGAGCACTTCAGCCTTCTGGTGGAACAACTTCCAGAATTCGACGTGCACACCGTCGCCTTGACCAGCAGCGGCACCGACCCGGCCGCGCTCGGGGACATGTACACCGACGCCGCCGTCATCGCCGCCGCGGCCGCGGCGATCGACGGGCCCGTGGTGGTCCTGGCGCACTCGTACGGCGGCATCCCCACCACGCAGGGGCTGCGATACGCCACCAACGTCCGCCGCATCATCTACCTCGCGTCGTTCCAACTGCAGGCCGGGCAGTCCCTGCTGTCGACCAACGGCGGCGTTCTGATGCCGTGGGTCACCCGCCACGACGGCTACACCGAGGTCGACACCCCGCGCACCACCTTCTACAACGACGTCGACGACGTCACCGCGCGGCGTGCCGTATCGATGCTCGGCCGCCAGTCCATCGCCTCGATGAACCAGGAACTCACCACCACCGCGTGGCAGGTCATCCCGAGCACCTACATCGTCTGCGAGGCCGACAACGCGATCCCGGTCGCCAAACAGGAAGTGTTCGCGCGCAATGCCGACGAGGTCGTGCGGCTGCCCACCTCGCACTCGCCGTTCCTGTCCCGGCCCGCCGCACTCGCGGAACTGATCACCGAATCCCTCACTGAGCGGAGCAACGCATGA
- a CDS encoding NADP-dependent oxidoreductase, with product MKAITARQRAAGIDGLTLEDMPYPHAAENDVIVAVHAAAFTPGELDWPGTWTDRAGRDRAPSIPGHEVSGVVTELGFGTTGLSVGQRVFGLTDWCRNGTLAEYVAVEARNLAPLSATIDHATAAALPISGLTAWQALFTHGRLSPGETALIHGAAGGVGSIAVQLAKEAGARVVGTGRAADREYVLGLGADAFVDLDHGRLEDIGEVDLVLDVIGGQILYRSAALVRPTGTVVSIVEPPRIPADNGRGVFFVVEPDRAGLVELESRLRDGRLRPRVGTVYPLADAREAFAPAHRPRGKAIIQLVKGS from the coding sequence ATGAAAGCGATCACCGCGCGACAGCGCGCGGCAGGCATCGACGGCCTGACCCTCGAAGATATGCCGTACCCACACGCCGCCGAGAACGACGTCATCGTCGCGGTACACGCGGCGGCGTTCACACCCGGTGAGCTCGACTGGCCGGGCACGTGGACCGACCGTGCCGGACGTGACCGGGCGCCGTCCATCCCCGGGCACGAGGTCTCCGGTGTGGTCACCGAACTGGGGTTCGGCACCACCGGACTGTCCGTCGGACAACGGGTTTTCGGGCTCACCGACTGGTGCCGCAACGGCACGCTGGCCGAGTACGTCGCGGTCGAGGCCCGCAACCTCGCCCCGCTGTCGGCCACCATCGACCACGCCACCGCCGCGGCCCTGCCGATCTCGGGCCTCACCGCATGGCAGGCCCTGTTCACCCACGGCCGGCTCAGCCCCGGTGAGACCGCCCTGATCCACGGCGCAGCGGGCGGTGTCGGATCGATCGCGGTTCAACTCGCCAAGGAGGCCGGCGCCCGCGTGGTCGGCACGGGACGGGCCGCCGACCGCGAGTACGTGCTGGGACTGGGAGCAGACGCCTTTGTCGACCTGGACCACGGCCGGCTCGAGGACATCGGCGAGGTCGATCTCGTCCTGGACGTGATCGGTGGTCAGATCCTCTACCGTTCAGCGGCCTTGGTGCGTCCGACCGGAACGGTCGTCAGCATCGTCGAACCGCCGCGCATTCCGGCCGACAACGGCAGGGGCGTCTTCTTCGTCGTCGAACCCGACCGGGCGGGCCTCGTCGAACTCGAAAGCAGGCTGCGCGACGGCCGGTTGCGCCCGCGGGTCGGCACGGTGTACCCGCTCGCCGACGCGAGGGAGGCGTTCGCCCCGGCGCACCGCCCGCGCGGCAAGGCGATCATCCAGCTCGTCAAGGGGTCCTGA
- a CDS encoding cupin domain-containing protein: MLNSGNVKVSDLLCAAPPPIAQGAHAMTQLVEIPPADDGVAPHRHSGPVFGYVLEGRMLFELEGEEPREIIAGEAFWEPGGDVVHYQMRNLEATSWTRLLAVCLCAPGVDMITMLEPHEIEERDALRHPAARQFTR; the protein is encoded by the coding sequence ATGTTGAATTCAGGCAATGTCAAAGTGTCCGATCTGTTGTGCGCCGCACCGCCTCCGATAGCGCAGGGCGCTCACGCGATGACGCAGTTGGTGGAGATCCCGCCGGCCGACGACGGCGTGGCCCCGCACCGGCATTCCGGTCCGGTCTTCGGATATGTACTGGAAGGCCGCATGCTGTTCGAACTCGAAGGTGAAGAGCCGCGTGAAATCATTGCGGGCGAGGCATTCTGGGAGCCCGGTGGCGACGTGGTCCACTACCAGATGCGCAACCTGGAGGCCACGTCCTGGACCCGCTTGCTCGCCGTGTGCCTGTGCGCGCCGGGTGTCGACATGATCACCATGCTCGAACCTCACGAGATCGAGGAACGAGATGCGTTGCGCCACCCCGCTGCCCGGCAGTTCACCCGGTGA
- a CDS encoding PLP-dependent aminotransferase family protein — MDRIAGLDLHLDRPAGRTREALMDAVRDAIRSGRLVSGTRLPSSRALAADLGVARNTVARAYAELIAEGWLTSQHGSHTTVSQRAAQAVRSTTPPARPRAPRRLDHDLRPGHPDLSSFPRTAWSRAVKRALSNAPSEAFGYADPQGRPELRRALAEYLARARGVHARPCNIVVCCGAAEGLNLVAGALAETGVAAVAVEAYGLPTQRAALARAGLRHPPLAVDADGADVAVLDTMPDIGAVLLTPSHQFPLGVPLQSDRRAAVVDWARRTGGVIIEDDYDGEFRYDRSPVGALHGVDPAHVIYLGTASKSLAPGLRLGWLVLPDRLIDPVLRQKGETEETSGFVDQLAMAEFVDSGSYDRHLRTMRAQYRRRREQLVDAVARASPATTVAGLPAGLHVMLEIAGANASALAHQLPWRRLGVEGLDRYRHPEFDGVRDGLVFSYAAPSPSAWSAALDAVVRLLP; from the coding sequence ATGGACCGAATCGCTGGGCTGGATCTGCACCTGGACCGCCCGGCCGGCAGGACCCGTGAGGCCCTGATGGATGCCGTCCGCGACGCCATCCGGTCAGGCCGCCTGGTCTCGGGCACCCGCCTTCCGTCGAGCCGCGCCTTGGCGGCCGACCTCGGCGTCGCCCGCAACACGGTCGCGCGCGCCTACGCCGAGCTGATCGCCGAGGGCTGGCTGACGTCGCAACACGGGTCGCACACCACGGTTTCGCAGCGCGCCGCCCAGGCGGTCCGGTCCACCACCCCGCCGGCGCGGCCGCGGGCACCCCGCCGGCTGGACCACGATCTGCGGCCGGGGCATCCGGACCTGTCGTCGTTTCCGCGCACGGCGTGGAGTCGCGCGGTCAAACGGGCACTGAGCAACGCGCCGTCGGAGGCGTTCGGCTACGCCGACCCGCAGGGCCGCCCCGAGCTTCGGCGGGCCCTCGCCGAGTACCTGGCCCGCGCACGCGGCGTGCACGCACGGCCGTGCAACATCGTCGTGTGCTGCGGCGCGGCGGAGGGGCTGAACCTCGTCGCGGGCGCGCTGGCGGAAACCGGCGTGGCCGCAGTGGCTGTCGAGGCGTACGGCCTGCCCACACAACGGGCGGCCCTGGCGCGCGCCGGACTGCGTCACCCGCCGCTGGCGGTGGACGCCGACGGCGCCGACGTGGCCGTCCTCGACACCATGCCCGACATCGGCGCGGTGCTGCTCACCCCGAGCCACCAGTTCCCGCTCGGCGTACCGCTGCAATCCGATCGCCGCGCCGCGGTCGTCGACTGGGCGCGCCGCACCGGCGGGGTGATCATCGAAGATGATTACGACGGCGAATTCCGTTACGACCGAAGCCCGGTCGGCGCCCTGCACGGCGTCGACCCGGCACACGTCATCTATCTGGGGACGGCCAGCAAGTCACTGGCCCCAGGCCTGCGGCTGGGCTGGCTGGTGTTGCCCGACCGCCTCATCGACCCCGTGTTACGGCAGAAAGGTGAGACGGAAGAGACCTCGGGCTTCGTCGATCAGTTGGCGATGGCCGAGTTCGTCGACTCCGGTTCCTACGACCGGCATCTGCGCACGATGCGCGCCCAGTATCGGCGTCGCCGAGAACAACTCGTCGACGCGGTCGCAAGGGCCTCGCCCGCCACCACGGTCGCCGGTCTGCCCGCGGGTCTGCACGTGATGCTCGAGATCGCCGGAGCCAACGCCAGCGCGCTGGCCCATCAACTGCCGTGGCGTCGGCTGGGCGTCGAAGGCCTCGACCGCTACCGCCATCCCGAATTCGACGGTGTCCGTGACGGTTTGGTGTTCAGCTACGCCGCTCCGTCACCCAGCGCATGGTCGGCGGCGCTCGACGCGGTGGTCCGGCTGCTGCCCTGA
- a CDS encoding amidase domain-containing protein translates to MTPAATSVVPSRTAVEGWDTSYLDAAAARWREWANDSESAFEQHRHNIVTPAGGTWSGEAADAAFVRVSADMTVVQRHSEVQREAAAVAEEGSRDIQWARRQVLNAIADAEGDGFRVSEDLKVTDARRIDLTTAAARMTAAAEHAESICWRAEQLVATDTLVAQQLQAKAAELQGIRFESQGGGDQGDPTIRLVDNETTKESPPPLIAGPKLSESRRAAVEYAEKWADGYNPEYEALGGGGVDCTNFVSQVMRAGGFDDVGNGLDDWRRGDGDDWYYQNDGLVFPGNASSKSWTLAKENHNFVTQHSGRGEIAAVVPTPSRAGLDPLAPSKAGLLPGDLIYYKDADGEINHVSVYVGQAMVDGVLTDVIDQHSGGIKLHDDWMPDSGEYTRAPAQAEFVRLRYPGE, encoded by the coding sequence GTGACCCCTGCGGCTACATCGGTGGTTCCCAGCCGTACAGCGGTCGAAGGCTGGGACACCTCCTATCTCGATGCCGCCGCTGCCCGGTGGCGGGAATGGGCGAACGACTCCGAGTCGGCGTTTGAGCAACACCGGCACAACATCGTGACTCCTGCCGGTGGCACCTGGAGCGGAGAAGCCGCGGACGCCGCCTTCGTTCGGGTGAGCGCTGACATGACGGTCGTGCAAAGGCACAGCGAGGTGCAGCGGGAAGCTGCCGCTGTCGCCGAGGAGGGCAGCCGGGACATCCAGTGGGCTCGCAGGCAGGTGCTCAACGCCATCGCCGATGCCGAAGGTGACGGTTTCAGGGTGAGTGAAGACCTTAAGGTCACCGACGCTCGCCGTATTGACCTGACGACCGCTGCCGCCCGCATGACCGCCGCCGCTGAGCATGCCGAGTCCATCTGTTGGCGCGCCGAGCAACTCGTCGCCACCGACACTCTCGTCGCACAACAGCTCCAAGCGAAAGCCGCTGAGCTGCAAGGCATCCGGTTCGAAAGCCAGGGCGGCGGCGATCAGGGCGACCCGACGATACGGCTGGTGGACAATGAGACGACGAAAGAATCACCGCCTCCACTGATTGCAGGACCGAAGCTCTCCGAGAGCAGGCGCGCCGCTGTGGAGTACGCCGAGAAGTGGGCTGACGGCTACAACCCCGAGTATGAGGCGCTCGGTGGTGGCGGTGTGGACTGCACCAACTTTGTTTCGCAGGTGATGCGTGCTGGAGGCTTCGATGATGTGGGTAACGGATTAGATGACTGGCGTCGCGGTGACGGCGACGACTGGTACTACCAAAATGACGGGCTGGTGTTTCCGGGCAACGCCTCCTCGAAGTCATGGACGCTGGCGAAAGAGAACCACAACTTCGTCACCCAACATTCCGGTCGCGGAGAGATCGCAGCAGTGGTTCCCACTCCGAGTAGGGCAGGATTAGATCCGCTCGCACCATCGAAGGCAGGGCTGTTGCCCGGTGACTTGATCTACTACAAGGACGCCGACGGCGAAATCAACCATGTTTCGGTGTACGTCGGACAAGCCATGGTTGACGGCGTTCTCACCGACGTGATCGACCAGCATTCGGGGGGAATCAAGCTACACGACGACTGGATGCCCGATTCGGGTGAGTACACTCGCGCGCCCGCTCAAGCCGAGTTCGTTCGGCTGCGATACCCAGGAGAATGA
- a CDS encoding CsbD family protein, translating into MSGMDKAKNKAQHLIGQAKEAAGKATGHRSTERHGHAGQAKAHLHDAGEKVKDTFDKLVHHRGAGPGGKTP; encoded by the coding sequence ATGAGCGGTATGGATAAGGCGAAGAACAAGGCCCAGCATCTCATCGGCCAAGCCAAAGAGGCAGCCGGTAAAGCTACGGGCCACAGGAGTACTGAGCGTCACGGTCACGCCGGCCAGGCAAAGGCGCACCTGCACGACGCCGGCGAGAAGGTCAAGGACACTTTCGACAAACTCGTGCACCATCGCGGAGCCGGGCCGGGAGGGAAAACCCCGTGA
- a CDS encoding SRPBCC family protein, with product MARQDSSKSSGGTATDTLRDAGQQLLGVMLQRAASSATDRVANFSDRLTNVAENGEGLRSLVRRPDREGRDGGDDDDGDDDDGGGGKGAGLGSMLGGLKDKVKDAFGGGSKGGQGGKKKLKLTNIVETLDVGVPLRTTYDLWTQFTEFPTFMKKVESVTQPEDEVTQWKAQVFFSHREWEATIVEQVPDSHIVWRSKGAKGHVDGAVTFAELASNLTRVALVMEYHPQGLFERTGNLWRAQGRRARLEFKHFRRHAMTQALLHPEEIEGWRGEIHDGEVVKTHEEALEDEQSGRGDEQDYEEPDESEDFEDEAEADEEAGEEGDEDYDEEEAPEDEDYADEEADEEADEEPDEDEDYGEDDYADEDYEDTGEDEDFDEDEDFDEEEPPTRSRGRRTVGAGSGRRGGRA from the coding sequence ATGGCTAGGCAGGATTCGTCGAAGTCCAGCGGCGGCACGGCAACTGACACGCTGCGCGATGCGGGTCAGCAGCTGCTGGGTGTCATGTTGCAACGGGCGGCCTCGTCGGCCACCGATCGGGTCGCGAACTTCTCGGATCGGCTGACGAATGTGGCCGAGAACGGAGAAGGGTTGCGCTCGCTCGTGCGCCGTCCGGACCGCGAAGGCCGTGACGGTGGTGACGATGACGACGGTGACGACGATGACGGCGGTGGCGGCAAGGGTGCCGGTCTGGGGTCGATGCTGGGCGGCCTCAAGGACAAGGTGAAGGACGCTTTCGGCGGCGGCTCGAAAGGCGGTCAGGGCGGCAAGAAGAAACTCAAGCTGACCAACATCGTCGAGACGCTCGACGTCGGTGTGCCGCTGCGCACCACATACGACCTGTGGACGCAGTTCACCGAGTTCCCGACCTTCATGAAGAAGGTCGAGAGTGTCACCCAACCCGAGGATGAGGTGACCCAGTGGAAAGCCCAGGTCTTCTTCTCGCATCGCGAGTGGGAGGCGACGATCGTCGAGCAGGTGCCGGACTCTCATATCGTCTGGCGCTCCAAGGGCGCCAAGGGCCATGTGGACGGCGCCGTGACCTTCGCCGAACTGGCCTCGAACCTGACCAGGGTCGCGTTGGTGATGGAGTACCACCCGCAGGGACTGTTCGAGCGGACCGGCAATCTCTGGCGCGCCCAGGGCAGACGTGCACGACTGGAGTTTAAGCACTTCCGCCGCCACGCGATGACGCAGGCGCTCCTGCATCCGGAGGAGATAGAGGGTTGGCGTGGCGAGATCCACGACGGTGAGGTCGTCAAGACCCACGAGGAAGCCCTGGAAGATGAGCAGTCCGGCCGCGGCGACGAGCAGGACTACGAGGAGCCCGACGAGTCCGAGGACTTCGAGGACGAAGCCGAAGCCGACGAGGAAGCCGGCGAGGAGGGCGATGAAGACTACGACGAGGAGGAGGCTCCCGAAGACGAGGACTATGCCGATGAGGAAGCCGACGAGGAAGCCGACGAGGAGCCCGACGAAGACGAGGACTACGGCGAGGACGATTACGCCGATGAGGATTACGAAGACACCGGCGAAGACGAAGATTTCGACGAAGACGAAGATTTCGACGAAGAAGAGCCACCCACCCGTAGCCGCGGTCGTCGGACCGTCGGCGCCGGCAGTGGCCGGAGGGGTGGGCGGGCATGA
- the gvpJ gene encoding gas vesicle protein GvpJ gives MTITTQRESSGSNVERYTGGGSSGLAEVVELILDKGLVIDVFVRVSLVGIEILTIDARIVVASVDTFLRFAEATNRLDLYAKGKGGKDLTELAQGVMEGGAKGKTSGVLEGAVEKVDDLLSRGRDRREREEEPAPRRRPRPRRREDDE, from the coding sequence ATGACCATCACAACGCAGCGCGAGAGTAGCGGCAGCAACGTCGAACGCTATACCGGTGGAGGATCGAGCGGCCTGGCCGAGGTCGTCGAACTGATCCTCGACAAGGGCCTCGTGATCGATGTTTTCGTCCGGGTTTCGCTCGTGGGTATCGAGATCCTCACCATCGACGCGCGAATCGTGGTGGCGAGCGTGGACACGTTCCTGCGGTTCGCCGAAGCCACCAACCGATTGGACCTGTATGCAAAGGGCAAGGGCGGCAAGGATCTCACCGAGCTGGCCCAGGGCGTGATGGAAGGCGGCGCCAAAGGCAAGACCTCCGGGGTGCTCGAGGGTGCCGTCGAAAAGGTCGACGATCTGCTCAGCCGAGGGCGGGACCGGCGCGAACGCGAGGAAGAACCCGCGCCCCGACGACGTCCACGTCCGCGCCGTCGTGAGGATGACGAATGA
- a CDS encoding GvpL/GvpF family gas vesicle protein, whose protein sequence is MSATYVYGLIRSDAELPEHLCGLGPSGRVTTIAHQRVAAIVSDMPTGRPLGTRDDLIAHERVLDTVAERCAVLPMRFPAVVEESGVVEELLAPHEEKFVEILTRLDGMVQYTLKARYERDVVLREIAETDDEIMALRERVREMPEEASYYDRIRLGELVVGEMERRRNDEGSQILERLRPFVAAVSVRPQTQPDEVVNAAFLVARDDADGFDGAVEDVGRDFDGRMHFRLLGPLAPYDFTPGS, encoded by the coding sequence ATGAGCGCCACCTATGTCTATGGTCTGATCCGCTCGGATGCCGAACTGCCAGAGCACCTCTGCGGTCTCGGCCCCTCCGGGCGGGTCACGACCATCGCCCATCAGCGGGTGGCCGCCATCGTGAGCGATATGCCGACCGGCCGTCCGCTCGGCACCCGTGACGACCTGATCGCACATGAGCGGGTGCTCGACACGGTGGCCGAGCGATGTGCGGTGCTGCCCATGCGGTTCCCGGCCGTGGTCGAGGAATCAGGTGTGGTGGAGGAACTGCTCGCCCCGCACGAGGAGAAGTTCGTCGAGATTCTGACCCGCCTAGACGGCATGGTGCAATACACCCTGAAGGCCCGTTATGAGCGGGATGTCGTGCTCCGCGAGATCGCCGAGACCGACGACGAGATCATGGCCCTGCGCGAGAGGGTGCGTGAAATGCCCGAGGAAGCATCGTATTACGACCGGATACGCCTGGGTGAATTGGTTGTCGGCGAGATGGAGCGCAGACGTAACGACGAGGGTAGCCAGATCCTGGAACGTCTGCGGCCGTTCGTCGCCGCGGTCTCGGTCCGTCCGCAGACGCAGCCCGACGAAGTCGTCAACGCCGCGTTCCTGGTGGCCCGCGACGATGCCGACGGATTCGACGGCGCTGTGGAAGACGTGGGCCGGGACTTCGACGGCCGCATGCATTTTCGCCTCCTGGGGCCGTTGGCGCCCTACGACTTCACACCGGGGAGCTGA
- a CDS encoding gas vesicle protein GvpG, with amino-acid sequence MGLITGLLTLPLAPVRGVVWLAEQIADYAEEQYYDPANIRAELERVEEARQSGELSEEECAEWENALLSRLMYRRG; translated from the coding sequence ATGGGACTGATCACCGGACTGTTGACCCTTCCGTTGGCGCCTGTGCGCGGCGTGGTGTGGTTGGCCGAGCAGATCGCGGATTACGCCGAGGAGCAGTACTACGACCCGGCGAACATCCGCGCCGAACTCGAGCGCGTGGAGGAGGCGCGTCAGTCCGGTGAACTGTCCGAAGAGGAATGTGCCGAGTGGGAGAACGCACTGCTCAGCCGATTGATGTACCGGCGCGGCTGA
- a CDS encoding gas vesicle protein translates to MAEHTGASNGARQRRQRPRRLAAADVARAAVTQIGGLIDHDVESVIAVQRNDDDGWQVGVEVVESHRIPDSADILAIYEICLDDDGELLSYRRTRRYARGQTVGRSR, encoded by the coding sequence ATGGCTGAACACACCGGGGCGAGCAACGGGGCCCGCCAACGCCGACAGCGTCCGCGCCGACTCGCGGCGGCCGACGTCGCGCGGGCCGCGGTGACGCAGATCGGCGGGCTCATCGACCACGACGTGGAGAGTGTGATAGCCGTGCAGCGCAACGACGACGACGGCTGGCAGGTCGGTGTCGAGGTCGTCGAGAGTCATCGCATCCCGGATTCGGCCGACATCCTGGCGATCTACGAGATCTGCCTCGATGACGATGGCGAGTTGCTGTCGTACCGCCGCACCCGCCGCTATGCCCGCGGCCAGACGGTCGGGCGGTCACGATGA
- a CDS encoding gas vesicle protein — MNGDLYPTRGSRQLDHRQESTNLADILERVLDKGIVIAGDIRINLLDIELLTIKIRLLVASVDKAREIGIDWWEHDPSLSAGKGDLARENRQLRERISELEAADLERAAEHE, encoded by the coding sequence ATGAACGGCGACCTGTATCCCACCAGAGGCTCCCGCCAACTCGATCATCGGCAGGAAAGCACCAACCTCGCCGACATCCTGGAACGGGTGCTCGACAAGGGCATCGTCATCGCCGGCGACATCCGGATCAACCTGTTGGACATCGAGTTGCTGACGATCAAGATCCGGCTTTTGGTGGCCTCGGTGGACAAGGCCAGGGAGATCGGCATCGACTGGTGGGAGCACGACCCGTCGCTGAGCGCGGGAAAGGGCGACCTCGCTCGCGAGAATCGTCAACTGCGGGAACGGATCAGCGAACTGGAGGCCGCGGATCTGGAAAGGGCCGCCGAGCATGAGTGA
- a CDS encoding GvpL/GvpF family gas vesicle protein, with translation MSEHSVYLYAIADAAIADSLGELVGVDDAQVRTVVEGPLAAIVASVDRGRFSEQSIRAHLEDLNWLERLARAHHEVVDRAAQAFSIAPVRMATVYLEDSGVRELLRERRDELAETLERVRGRSEWGVKGYAAPADTGAEPDSPQVPSDKPGTSYLMRRRTERTRAAQHRERVAEAADKLHHELAGLAVDHRLYPPQDPRLTGRSDEMVLNAAYLVDDAGAARLAQRVDAVNGDELRLELTGPWAPYSFTSLGQP, from the coding sequence ATGAGTGAGCACAGCGTCTACCTCTACGCGATCGCCGATGCGGCGATCGCCGACTCGCTCGGGGAGTTGGTCGGTGTGGATGATGCGCAGGTGCGCACCGTCGTCGAGGGACCGCTGGCGGCGATCGTCGCGTCCGTGGACCGCGGGCGGTTCAGCGAACAGTCCATCCGTGCCCACCTGGAGGACCTGAACTGGCTGGAGAGGCTGGCCCGCGCACACCACGAGGTGGTCGACCGTGCGGCCCAGGCATTTTCGATCGCGCCGGTGCGGATGGCGACGGTCTACCTCGAAGACTCCGGTGTCCGCGAACTCCTGCGCGAACGTCGCGACGAACTGGCCGAGACCCTCGAACGGGTTCGCGGGCGCTCGGAATGGGGGGTCAAAGGGTACGCGGCACCCGCGGACACAGGGGCAGAACCGGATTCGCCGCAGGTCCCCTCGGACAAGCCAGGTACCTCGTACCTGATGCGCCGCCGGACCGAGCGTACGCGCGCCGCACAACATCGCGAGCGCGTCGCCGAGGCGGCCGACAAACTTCATCACGAGTTGGCCGGGCTCGCCGTCGACCATCGGCTGTACCCTCCGCAGGATCCGCGGCTCACCGGGCGCAGTGACGAAATGGTGCTCAACGCCGCCTATCTCGTGGACGACGCGGGTGCGGCGCGGCTGGCGCAGCGGGTTGACGCGGTGAACGGGGACGAGTTGCGTCTGGAACTCACCGGCCCGTGGGCGCCCTACTCGTTCACCAGCCTGGGGCAGCCATGA
- a CDS encoding gas vesicle protein, with translation MTVESISAPISAHRTEEVALVDLLDRLLAGGVVIAGDLTISLADVDLVHISLRALISSVGTLMEPR, from the coding sequence ATGACGGTCGAGAGCATCTCCGCACCGATCTCGGCGCACAGGACCGAGGAGGTCGCGCTGGTCGACCTGCTCGACCGTCTGCTGGCCGGCGGTGTGGTGATCGCGGGTGATCTGACGATCAGCCTCGCCGACGTGGATCTGGTGCACATCTCGCTGCGGGCGCTGATCAGCTCGGTCGGCACGCTCATGGAGCCGCGCTGA